The following are from one region of the Odontesthes bonariensis isolate fOdoBon6 chromosome 12, fOdoBon6.hap1, whole genome shotgun sequence genome:
- the LOC142396995 gene encoding aryl hydrocarbon receptor-like, with protein sequence MLGNPGIYANKKRKKPVLKQKKIPDSNDVVKSNPSKRHRDRLNGELDRLMDLLPFPDEVRSRLDKLSVLRLSVGYLKVKSYFKATMKNGNGGRLSLGVNGQNGTNVDAAAFSEGDLLLQALNGFVVVVTSDGLVFYASPTIKDYLGFHQSDVVHQSVFELIHTDDRTLFREQLHFALNPTPAAADGELSQSCDKMVMYSPEQLPPENSSFLERSFVCRFRCLLDNSSGFLAMKFQGRLKYLHGQNPSRDNGSRHQLALFAIAMPVQPPSIVEIRAKMLLFQTKHKLDFTPCGVDSRGKIILGYSETELCTKGSGYQFIHAADMMYCAENHMRMIKTGESGLTMFRLLSKLGTWVWVKSNAKVIYKGGRPEFIIAYQRALTNAEGEECLRQRRLPLPFSCTTGEAILYDTGPIIDVTQFQFNKMSGAKDVKKDTPPSSLLDCFLVQDQNVYTQAAEPPLPVDQVFMDSRALVSFASDSWPESEAPAGEVVKDEAKPPAVAFLDSLEKCTQNGDFDAVLDHLEMEDTELMEWENAIKRFGHGEDRQRSAGSELDSIFTNDILDYIDTLFQETGEDCLSNVSASCLSGIDSFPSADPCEPPLFQASDAAFSPVNGLYAATREQSLVDSAQVVGRNQKLSPQSPAVGQADGGLPPLQQLQLQDIFSPSIELPELTVPTMSADFTPFQSCPQGGSARVQQPHQLLQSSAQQARGAAPAVADILRPLGPRKYFSPPSTSTLPVGFPTPRLQESRPFETHNGSLQQWPQSQQPLPHAGVLQNGHEAVPAFRGQNPESQTFPCTGLWPRGVTRLNHAEQGGPAALQSSCMYEQHFSGANAPLDQAPQGSGYSQWGRSEGSTSAVSPESANIDPLTAALSMASTDHSSNIQHYQTQTQSDRGFVAPALDVAAYLME encoded by the exons CGACCATGAAGAACGGTAACGGCGGCCGGCTGTCTCTGGGCGTGAACGGGCAGAACGGGACCAACGTGGACGCCGCTGCCTTCTCTGAAGGAGACCTGTTGCTCCAG GCCCTGAACGGCTTCGTGGTCGTGGTCACATCGGACGGCCTAGTGTTTTACGCCTCTCCGACCATCAAAGACTACCTCGGCTTCCACCAG TCCGACGTGGTCCACCAGAGCGTGTTCGAGCTGATCCACACCGACGATCGGACCCTGTTCAGAGAGCAGCTGCACTTCGCTTTGAACCCCACGCCTGCGGCGGCGGACGGAGAAC TGTCGCAGAGCTGTGATAAGATGGTGATGTACAGTCCAGAGCAGCTTCCCCCGGAGAACTCCTCCTTCCTGGAGAGGAGCTTCGTGTGTCGGTTCCGCTGCCTGCTGGACAACTCCTCCGGCTTCCTG gCTATGAAGTTTCAGGGGCGACTGAAGTACCTCCACGGCCAAAACCCTTCCAGGGACAATGGGAGCCGGCACCAGCTGGCTCTGTTCGCCATCGCCATGCCCGTCCAGCCTCCGTCCATCGTGGAGATCCGAGCCAAAATGCTCCTCTTTCAAACCAAGCACAAGCTGGACTTCACTCCCTGTGGTGTTGATAGCAG GGGGAAGATCATCCTGGGTTATTCCGAGACTGAGCTGTGCACGAAAGGCTCCGGCTACCAGTTCATCCACGCCGCTGATATGATGTACTGCGCTGAAAACCATATGCGCA tgATTAAAACAGGTGAGAGCGGTTTGACGATGTTCAGACTCCTCAGTAAGCTGGGAACCTGGGTGTGGGTGAAGTCCAACGCCAAGGTGATCTACAAAGGAGGAAGACCGGAGTTCATCATCGCGTACCAAAGGGCTTTGAC GAATGCtgagggggaggagtgtctgcgGCAGCGCCGGCTGCCGCTGCCCTTCAGCTGCACCACGGGGGAGGCCATCCTCTATGACACGGGCCCCATCATCGACGTCACGCAGTTCCAGTTCAACAAAATGTCCGGCGCCAAAGACGTGAAGAAGGACACGCCGCCCAGCTCCCTGCTGGACTGCTTCCTGGTACAGGATCAAAACGTCTACACGCAGGCGGCGGAGCCTCCGCTGCCCGTGGACCAGGTGTTCATGGACAGCCGCGCCTTGGTCAGTTTTGCCAGCGACTCGTGGCCGGAGAGCGAGGCCCCGGCGGGCGAGGTGGTGAAAGACGAGGCCAAGCCGCCGGCCGTGGCGTTTCTCGACAGCCTGGAGAAATGCACGCAAAACGGGGACTTTGATGCAGTTTTGGATCATCTGGAAATGGAGGACACAGAGCTGATGGAGTGGGAAAACGCCATCAAGAGATTCGGTCACGGGGAGGATCGGCAGAGGAGCGCCGGATCGGAGCTGGACAGCATTTTCACCAACGACATATTGGACTACATCGACACTTTGTTCCAGGAGACGGGAGAGGACTGTCTGAGCAACGTGTCCGCCAGCTGCCTCTCAGGCATCGATAGCTTCCCGTCCGCCGACCCGTGTGAGCCGCCGCTGTTCCAGGCTTCTGATGCCGCCTTCTCCCCGGTGAACGGCCTCTACGCTGCGACTCGGGAGCAAAGCCTGGTGGACTCGGCTCAGGTGGTGGGCAGGAACCAGAAACTGTCCCCCCAGAGTCCGGCGGTGGGTCAGGCTGACGGCGGGCTGCCGccgctgcagcagctgcagctgcaggacaTCTTCAGCCCGTCCATAGAGCTGCCGGAGCTCACTGTTCCAACCATGTCAGCAGATTTCACTCCTTTCCAGTCCTGCCCTCAGGGCGGTTCTGCTCGCGTCCAGCAGCcacaccagctgctgcagagctcTGCTCAACAAGCCCGCGGTGCGGCGCCGGCCGTCGCCGACATTCTGCGGCCCCTCGGTCCTCGCAAATACTTTAGTCCCCCGAGCACGTCCACGCTCCCCGTCGGCTTCCCGACTCCCCGCCTTCAGGAGAGTCGGCCGTTTGAGACGCACAACGGCTCGCTGCAGCAGTGGCCTCAGAGCCAGCAGCCGCTGCCGCACGCCGGCGTCCTGCAGAACGGACACGAGGCGGTGCCGGCCTTCCGGGGCCAGAACCCAGAGAGCCAAACATTCCCGTGTACCGGACTGTGGCCGCGGGGCGTCACCAGACTGAACCACGCTGAGCAGGGGGGTCCGGCGGCCCTTCAGAGCAGCTGCATGTACGAGCAGCACTTCAGCGGGGCCAACGCCCCCCTGGATCAGGCTCCTCAGGGGTCCGGCTACTCCCAGTGGGGTCGCAGCGAGGGGAGCACATCAGCCGTCAGCCCAGAGAGCGCCAACATCGACCCTCTGACTGCGGCGCTCAGCATGGCGTCCACAGACCACTCGAGCAACATTCAGCACTaccagacacagacacag AGCGACAGAGGGTTTGTGGCTCCGGCTCTGGACGTCGCCGCCTACCTGATGGAGTAG